GATTTTGATATATGCTATTATTTAAACTAATAATTGTTATCCTGAATCTGTGCAACTTGAAGACTTACACGGCTATGGATGTGGTAACAGTCCCCTTAATGCCTGAAAGTCCCTGTACAAGTGTGGGCGCCAGATCAGCAGGCACTGTGAAGATTCTTTTCTTACTGAACTTCTTATTGGGCATTACAGTTGGCTCAATAGGACATTTGTTCTGTAAATCTGTGAATTCACATTATTCAATTCAGAATCAATTCATGTTTTAATGCTTTATGTCATccattgtaaaacaaaaacataaagatgctccaccgccgacagagcataaacgatattcatcatttgaacaataattggtgtttaatcgtgtatatatgtctaattaacacaaaaaataatatagaataatttgttttgattttgctgcatgcacaatcagtacttcattccatataggatatagtgtcagggaattttttcgggatgcaattaaatattttttatattttaaactttacttaaaattagaagctcaaacttttcaatggtagaaatggagtaaagtaagtaacttttcgtaactgaataaaaataccaaatcgtctgctcctgtttttgatagtgaaaaaataccatttatcagcggtggagcaacttcgctagccaagggtataaGCCAATACTCTTTTACCCTTGGCATATCTGACTTCAGAACGGGTAGTCCCGcactgcgccacctgctggatcaccgcagttgcgcccctttttacgtaataagcaaccaatCAAAAAGCttgtatcattgttgtatggttGAAAAAATGGCAGCGCCCCATGAAACATGCGTGTTGTTTgcgacagattcaaaataccaaagatgaacatgtgtgtgagtcatttgtttattagtgaGTTCGGACACCAGTTTTTGCGTTTCATGCAGAAGTTCTGCAATGTCCAATTTTGTAACGAGATCGtagtatatcttttaattgtttaatttgtgaaacataaacCACGCACATACTTTCCAATCTGTTTGGAGAGCAACGTCTCCAAGACGTTCATTTAGCTGGtataaaacatctaattgattaaatagataGTAATATAATTTCGCTAGGAGTTGAAGTTGACGGACATGCCTGATGCCTCATTtgacaaatgtaggtcactatactaccgcttcagttcagttttgttgacaaatcaaagctgcgttttcattggtcgcctgaacctagccgcatccaatcagaatttgaaagcaaaaacacctgttctgaagtgagatatgccaagggtagtAGGAAGAGAATCAGacttaatacccttggctagcgaagttggcggtggagcatctttaagtaaatgTGGataatttcttcttttttttttttttgctgcaGTGAGGGAATTCTACTGTATAATGAAACTATTCACACATAAAGTTTCCACTTTTTGATTCATATGGATATATTTACAGAAagtgaaatatgcaaatataattatacataaagtgTCTAAACAGAAACTAAACAGGGATTTATTCCTTTACCACATGATatacctgataacatttgtcaggactagtatctccagtggtcaTGGAACGTAACTCTGTAATCTTCCAGCTGATATGACGTCAAGGTGGGATATTTATCTCTTTACTTCATTCTtacaccaatagaaacaatagtcctgcacaaacgttatcgggtatcacatgaTACGAGGATAAGTCCCATAGCtgtcaaatttaaaaacaaatccaaATTAATTGTCATATGCAAACTTTATTAGATTACTTACCGAATGCGCTGATAAGCCAGTCGTTGACCCCACCTTCTAGAGCATCATAGGAAGTATGAGGAGAAAAGACAGCTATCCGATTTTCgatacattttgttataaccCGGTCTTTCCAGTTAACCTGTGTGAGGCGCTTTATGGGGGAGAACAGTGGGGGATGGTAAGACAAGATCATGTTGGCTTTCTCTTCTATAGCCTCATCCAACACAGGAGGGGTGAGATCATTGGTCAGGAACAGTTTTGTCACCTAGGGGGTAATAAATgtcaaacaaataattatgtttatactTAAAATGCTTGTGTACAACATGTATAGTGACTCTTGCCTTAGCAatcacctttgtataaagaccaactgctTAATTAGACAACTTTGTCAGACTCCCAAATTGTCAATTTCAACATTAATTGTCATGTGTATATCAACATCACTTGgctatataaacatttttttctaatactGTTTGAGTAGTTATATATAGACTGGTTGGATTTTATAAACTATTGGTTTGTCATTTTTAatagtctgctaaacctgccATTATTAGGCTTTATCAGTTTTTAGCCTAATACATAGTctatactgtacataaataaaatacacggactaggcaaaaaaaaaaaaaaaaaaactaaaattataGGCAGATTAAGCAGactaaaattttatatattaagaCAATATTTTGCTTGGTTAATGCAAAGAAATTGTAAAGGAGTGAGTCCAACATGACGGTTCCTTTCAAAAAGCTAATGATTTGATTTTACAAAATCTTTCCTTTTTTTGAAAAGAACTGTCATGTTGGACACACTCCTTTACGATTTATAAATGGATTCTAAACGAGGCCTCTATATGCCTCTGGATCCACGACCAGTGCTATTGAGAATATCATGACTACCATTTCAAAATCCTAGGACATTGCGCCTCTACCCCCAGGAGTgattataaatccttggttaaTGCTATGAAAATAAGTGTTaaatctgtatacatgtatctgtaccTCATGTGGGTCAGAAGGCTCCACCAGTAACCCTACATTGTCCCAATCTCCGGCTAGTTTAGGTGATGCATACTGATATAACAGGCCAACAACAGATTGTAGCTTCATGTCTTTAAGTTCTTCTATCACGTCTCTCTCTGTGTGAAATAAGGCTCGAGAACGGGGAAGCTTTACACCCGGCTGCCGGAGTAACCTTAACAATACACCTGTAaatacaccatatataatatcatagaGGAACCTAATTATCATTAAGATACAAAAATTAGCTTTAACCTATCTCAAAGAAGCAAAattgaaatagataaaaaaaactaagaCTAGACAATAAAATCTTAAGAAGTAAAGTATAATGAAACCTTGTTACAAGTAAAGTACAGTGCGACCTTTTTAACTAATAAAattgtgtatgtacatgtacagtaataagTCTACAGCGAAACTTTGTTAactaataacaagaggcccaatgggccttaacgggCATCTGACTGTTAATAAAATACAGAGTAGAACTGTAATACATAGTAAGTTgtatgtttaaaaattttagcctttttcacctctgtgaccttaaatgaaggccAAGAtctttcatttaaacaaacttgctAGTgctcattccagcatgctacatgcttaaaggcccactacctttccggagcaaaatttaaaggtttatttaaaaacattaataacatcagaaaatacatatcgatggcctaagatgaggttacaacaccaaacatatgcaagatttcctgcgtaatatatgacaACAGctgagagtcatttcgctgttttgccgtctggcgcagtgatagtcaactaccaggcggtatttaggacgacggcgggaaacataagacgacccgcgttatgaaaattaacgttttatttatttgaatcaaattgttcagaaggtgatgatacgtgtgtagtattaacggtaagttaataacttttgcgactatacaaaattatcgatctcgttttacattcccatttcaaaaattgaaagccgtttcggaaaggtagtgggcctttaatatcaggtctctagaatCATTAGTTATTCATTAAAAGAAACAGAGCATAAActatactcatcattttaacaatatttgatgtttaatcatgtatatatatgtttgattaaagatgctccatcgttgacaaatggtattttttcactatcaaaaacaggagcagacgatttagtatttttcatcaattacaaaagttacttactttacaccattaccaccattgaaaagtttgagcttataattttacttcaagttaaaaatatgaaaaataattaatagcaTCCCCAAAAACTTCCatcgcactatatcctatatagaatgaagtaatgatacTATTTAacagctgtggagcatcttaaacttttgacccctgtgaccttgaatgaaggtcaaagacATTCATTTGTTGGTACCACTTCCTCTTATCATGCCACAGGCTTAATATCAGGCCTCTAAGCCCCTATGTTCTTCATAAgacctcatttaaatattttagcctttttgacccctgtgaccttgaatgagggtcaaggccattcatttgaaatttggtagcccttcatcccagcatgcttcagGCCTTATATCAGTACCATGGGCCTTTTCATtaatgagaagaagtcgtttaacgcttttagccttttttactcctgtgaccttgaatgatggttAAGGCCTTTCATTTGAATAAAGTTGGTTgttcttcatcccagcatgcttcaggccttatatcagtaccctgggcctctTCGCtaatgagaagaagtcgtttaaaacgCTTTTAGTCTTTTTACTACTCTGACATTGagggtcaagatcattcatttgaagaaaatcggtagCCCTTCTTCCCAGCATACTTCaggccatcctcgatactccagggcttccgatcacttacgatctctacacccctggactatctcatggcgaaattgaaggcagctcagcggaaaacatttgaccaatcacaggctagcaaatatttcatttgaaaactacagagagagcgacgcctaacatcaaagccacagagtcaaccacagtgtaccgttatacggctcttttgatgtacatcaaatgactaagttacctgttctattctgttgcctccagttttactatgagatagtccaggggtgtagagatgtaagtgatcggaagccctggagtatcgaggatgactacaggcctaatatcagtaccctgtgCCTTTTGGTAAATGAGAAGAAGCTGTTTGAATTAAAAGTTGAGAGACGGCTGACAGCAGATGGTGCACTgtggacgacgacggacaaagcataatgactataggtcatcctgaccctttcgGTCAtgatcagatgacctaaaaatgtacTCGTACATGGAATgtctacagtaaaaccttgttgaCTACAAGTAAATTATAGGTCTTGTGAAACTTTGTTAACTAGCAGTAATGTCTACATTGTAATcatgttataattattattatataaattagaaAGTAATGTCTACAGCGAAACCACATTAACTAGAAGTTTAGTGAAACTGTATCAACAAGAAGGCAGCAGGaacattaattaataattaacaaattttgtatgcattcatttcactttctggtgatattttcccattgcaaatacaaataggctatctccgataactctttcattaatccaatccaacaactaagcgaggaatcactctttttttatccagcactcgactcttgttcgtataatccgccatattgtaattgatgatgggtacctttttAGTGTACCCGCCCTTACCCGATACTGCACTGGAATTCTGTACCCAGActttgtataaattaagttttatgGTTAAGGTTCTTAGAAGtacctttatttgaaatacacgtatcattaattgaagaatctaacttaaGTCGAGACTCTAATGTTTTACTTAACCGTtaccacattaatattgtagcttttagtatacaggcactgtgtatatggggtttccagttagggtccgggtatggggtacacaatatccacTCAAACGTGTTTaaacctagatttcagtggacaagCAAAACGACAGTGAggaaatctgactgcattttccgcgttcatagtgaaataaaggtatgttaatatattatttcgtgtctgaagttgtgttttccgtatcgaaaatttatttaagaatatattagtattaaatatatacatatttatccatgttcgACGCGGAATaccggcgacttttgtagaggcaggtgtacctcttccaagcgagccgttggttcccttgtccttttatatagtatagtatataggcctatagtacacatgtatacacaacagactttctcacaacctacgttacaagtccctgtggaaCGTACAGTACTTATTATCAGATTAATAATTATCTCAAAAAATGCTATCAAGCATGTAAGTCTTATCATAGGTGTATAGTACGCTGGTAAATCAAAGACTCAATATAGACTTATACATAGATTCTAtgttatatagactatatagaTCTGTGTATAAGCTTGGTGGGGTTTTGACTTCAAGCGTGCTAAACACATATGCCATGGTCTTATTTCACAAATCGCGCCCATGTGCAAATTTTTTATAGAGATATTTTATGAAACATCTTTAAGATATTAAACAAGTTAAGAAATGTTACAACTCCAATACTAACGAGCcagttttggtttgttttaacCCACTCTCGTCCACGTTCATTGGTTTCTCGCAGTGTTGTTTGTAGTTATATATAGCCGACTTTCGTTTTCCCAAACCGGAAACGTGTtagacaggggagataattctatTTATAAAGTACTCATTTCCTACTTTCGTAATCACAGAACTAGCTACGGGTTATAAGAAGAATTCAGTGTGTTTAAAATCGATGCTATAGGAAAATGTTTCATAAACGAAGCAAAAAAGATTGTTCACTTACCGCAAGTATTCTAATTTCTTTTGATTATTGTGAGTTTTGATGTGATCTTAAGTGTCAGAGCTTTAAAGATAGAGTGCAATTGACAATATTAAATGTAATGACATAAGCTTTTGTATCAAATGTATAGATCGATGCATTGTTAAAAGCGTGATCAAACCAGATCAAGTGATTaccaaaaagaaaacattatattcatcgtgatatttcaatttcattattttagaaaCCCAGTGTTAAAATTGACAAGTTTAAAATAACGTAATGTAACAAGGACATTGAATAAATGTACTTGTATCAATATAAAACGCTTTACACCGATCTATGGTAAAGTTGACTGTTTATTAAGGTATGGCTCTGCTGAGGAAAATATTCAGATGTACTCTGATACATCAGAGAGGGGCACATGCTGCTCTCAACATCAATACCAAATTTGTTCCTGAATCAGAACCAGTGAACGATCAAGATGTTAAAGACTTAAGAAACTTCTtgttaaaaaataagaaaatactgGTATTGACAGGAGCAGGTGTGTCTACTGAGAGTGGCATTCCTGACTATAGGTCTGAAGGAGTTGGGCTTTATGCTAGAAGTACCAACAGACCGGTTCAATACAGCGATTTTGTGAAAAGCGAAACAATCCGTCAAAGATACTGGGCAAGAAATTATGTCGGATGGCCTGTATTTTCATCATTCCAGCCAAATATTTGTCATAAGATTTTACGTCGGTGGGAAATTAAAGGAAAAGTACACTGGCTAGTGACTCAGAATGTTGATGCATTGCATCTGAAAGCAGGAAGTGTTAATCTTACGGAGTTACATGGAAGTGCTCATAGAGTCATGTGTATGAATTGTGATGCAAAAATGCCACGAGCACGATTGCAAGAACTGATTGGGAAACACAATCCACAGTGGAAGGCCAAATCGGTGGAGATGGCTCCAGATGGAGATGTCCAGCTGACAGCAGAACAAGTGCAGGGATTCAAggtttgtttacaaatattcaTCTCTATGATCAAAGGTCTTAAAGCAGATGTAatgttgaaaatggacccccatTGAAAACTGACTTTAAGCGCAATTTTCACAATATGATATCAATAACCCAAATAATTACAGGGGATTCACATTAATTACCATAATCCATGTAGTTGTATGGGTACATGTAAAGTGGTCACATCTTTACTGAATAAAACACTGATGAAATAAGATCAGAAGTATAATGCAATTCTGAGATGCCCAATTTTGCTTTAAGCTTGGATGTTCCACAATTAAAgcaagttttattttacaaacattgataaacaaaatattgaaaagttAAAAACCAGATTATATAGATTATAATAGAATTTAAACTAATTGATTGAAGTATTTGGTCTTAATTATTAAATCAGGGCATTGAAGGAAGCATGCTATAAATTATTCAATCActgtatcaaaatatgaaatcttGTATCAAATATAATGGCTTTTTGTTTGAATActatatgtaaccctggtcaatactagccgcaatatatcgctcggctagagagaacttctctttagctcgatcggttgagcgtcagaatTAGTAATCTAGAGGTCctgagttcgatccctggcagaggcaggtattaaatctATTGTAAatcctgtaccctgttacattggcgcccatgtagggacttgggaatgatacttcacgatacctgcgaaggaatcgttgtgacTCCTGGAAACTCGAGGACGAGTTGATTCCTAgagggggagtatgtaaccctggtcaatactagcagcaatatatcgctcggctagagagaacttctcttttgctcgatcggttgagcgtcagattAGTAATctagaggtcccgagttcgatccctggcagaggcaggtattaaatctATTGTAAATCCTGTACCCTGgtacattggcgcccatgtagggactcgggaatgatacttcacgatacctgcgaaggaaccgttgtgacccctggaaactcgagGACAAGTTGATTcctggagggggagtatgtaaccctggtcaatactagccgcaatatatcgctcggctagagagaacttctcttttgctcgatcggttgagcgtcagattAGTAATctagaggtcccgagttcgatccctggcagaggcaggtattaaatctATTGTAAatcctgtaccctgttacatataGAAACACGATCAGTCTATTCCAAGACAAAATATTGTCACAGATTTTGTACAGTTTAAGTATGTCAATGATtgtgaaatgtgttttataagagAGAACTGTCCATCAGTAGAATTTCTGTTggattaatttttaattatatacatctatgcagatgatacagttCTGCTTGCCCAGTGGCTCCAGTCTCTGGGAGAAATGATTGATagttagatatatacatgtatatacatatatgtaacaaatatttgttcttTGACTCTAAATATTGATTATTGAAAAATGATGTCAGGTAattgtcttcaggttcaaaaggttGGTGCATgcaatctgtcataccctaggggttgacagagaaatctcctACATCTATAGTAAATACTGTATGCAAACACAGGATTTTTAAGTGCCCTTCCTCCCTTCTAATGAAAGGGTTTACTTAAAAATCTttgaaatagataaataattcAATGTCTCATGTTTATTAACCTTGAATCAAAATCTTTATCAAATGCATGCAgcctgaaaatataaaaatcatatgagtcttcattttattttacttgcAAATTTATTTGTGGCTTTCATGtagaaaatgtacatgtaccttatgCAGTTATAAAGGTCTTGGTTTGGTCccattaaaaatgttttccaagTCACTTGCCTGGGCTAAGTACATTTTAGAGCCTAATAATTCAATTGCCCAaggccaaataaaaaatatttttgtttctgttaacaccctttaaaaatgaagggttggtaggtaggtattttttgggttttttaaaatatattttttctcttcatcccagtcttgcagtgaaaaactgaagtagactttattcaaccttatataaaccatggATTTGATTCCCAGGAGACTGTTGGTGTCTTAGATTTACAAAATTTGTACTAAAATTCTATTAAAATCTGTATTTTGAggacaaaactgataaaaagtttttgagtaGGCATTGATTTTATAGGGTCAGTCGGGTTACaggaaacacaaatatttttttgtttggccCAACTTAAATTCTACTTGCTTCATAAAATATACCAAAAAAGTTATTGCAGTACAATAGTAGTGAGAATTGAGTATTAAAATTCTAGGATTTTCTATTTAGATATTTGTAATTCTATTTCACATAATGCCTTCCTTTTATtattgaaagagaattaaaacaattaatttgtaTCATTATTATTCGTCTTAATTTGATCCATTTTGACAGATTGTCCTCTGGGTGCTAATCAagtgcttattgggttgaatacagtattgcattaattattttttgtagcAAATCAGTTGATCAGATTTCCTGACAATGCAGAATTGTTATACAACGCATTTTTTGTGAAGAAAATATAAACAGTTAGCTACaagtttacatgtacattttttcataACAACATGGTGTTAGATCTAAGCAATTAATTCATGCACATAAAGGATGAAGTATCCCCATATAATTAGTGCTTAATAATTACATTCACATGTTATCAAACTATTGATTTTGTCAtgtatcttattttcatataaagtaaaattacCGTCAGTTTCTATATGGATTCCAAATGATTGTCTCTGAGactttattttatgtttaattcaAGCCATACATACAGTCTTATTTTGACCCCCACTATCATCAGATAGTGTGCTTAATCACCTTTTGTACATGGTCTGCCGTCCGTCactttcatatgtaggtttccctaggttGTGCATATTGTGGTAAATATATGCTCAATGTGCATAAAGTGCTGATATGGGCAATCATAGTCTACGGTCACACTCGAGTACGGGTTCGTATAATACGTCCAAATACTAGCATGACCAGGTGTAAACTACGCCAGtaatggtcatagactttatcACATCACCTTTGGGCGAGTTGACTCCCGAGAGGTGAAACCCCTTGGAAGCCCAACTCGTCCAGGGTCCTTCACAACACTCTTCCCcattttatttctgaaatatttgaatCTTTGGTAAAGTTGATCAAGAGCCCGAATGTCAACCATCTACCGCATGTGCTATGAGAAGGTACACTGACCGTTGACAAGTGCGGGGACGCAAACGTTAACCCTACCGGTCGTTATAACATCGGCAACCAAATCGGCAACTACATCGCTAATGGCCAGGATGAATCATCCCCAAAGGCATATTAGCCAACCTCTGACATCCGACAACTCGAGACTTGTCCCAGC
The Argopecten irradians isolate NY chromosome 9, Ai_NY, whole genome shotgun sequence DNA segment above includes these coding regions:
- the LOC138331536 gene encoding NAD-dependent protein lipoamidase sirtuin-4, mitochondrial-like codes for the protein MALLRKIFRCTLIHQRGAHAALNINTKFVPESEPVNDQDVKDLRNFLLKNKKILVLTGAGVSTESGIPDYRSEGVGLYARSTNRPVQYSDFVKSETIRQRYWARNYVGWPVFSSFQPNICHKILRRWEIKGKVHWLVTQNVDALHLKAGSVNLTELHGSAHRVMCMNCDAKMPRARLQELIGKHNPQWKAKSVEMAPDGDVQLTAEQVQGFKVPECPSCGGALKPEIIFFGDNVPKPTVNLVFEKVKESDAVLVLGSSLEVYSGFRFVNAAHSHNKPIAIVNIGTTRADSLVSLKVSAKCSDVLQRLEHL